The region TCCTCTGTTGTTCTCTCCGTCTGCAATGCATGTTCTGATTCCAGCAATTTTCTAATGTTTCACATTTCGTTACATTTTTGGTATATTTCATTTTGCCCACAAACTGTTGATGTTTGGCCTTAATAATGGAGagtcagagagagagagagagagatttgccatcaaatttaaatttaggAGTTACTTATTGCTTTACTACTAGTAATCTAGTATCATAATCTAGTATCCTTAACGAACTTTCTTATGCAGTAGAAAAAGAAGGAATTTGCACTGTGAGAAGTAGAAAATTTTGTTTCTGCTACAAAAGTTTTCGATTTATTTGTAATgtattcatattcatatttcATACTATTTTCACTTGTATggtattattattttcttctttcaagaGGCATTTATGTTTCAGAGTTGCACTTTCTTCCCTTTCCATTTCTCCCCCCTCACCAGCACCACCTCCAAAATATGTGATTTTTCAATTATTACTACTTGATCATACTCAGCAACATATTGCTGCAAAATCCAAAGTGATGTATGAATAAGATATTATATTTGATTTTGACAACATTGCTTGCTCAAGCAATGCATTCACTTGGTTATGAAtgatttttattgatttgtttGATGTGAAATTAGGTGACGAAGTCAATGTGCCACATCAAGCAAGTACTTACTGAGAGAGCAATTGAGGAACCTGATCCCAGGAGGTCTGCTGAGATGAAGAGAATGATAAATGCTCATTGATGATTTAAAAAGGTTCCAGTTGGCATTATTGGTTATGCTGTTAGAATAGGACATCCACTTTCGAGGATGGAAGATTGCTGACTTGAGGCAACTCTTCTGTTGTTTGTTTTTCTAACCCGTTTGGATGCAAATTAAAGAGCAATTATTTGTGCTTATCTAGAGCTTTTTCTTTAAGACAAGTTCCAATAAGCACCAATAAATCTGCATCCAAACAGGCTCAGACTCTTCATCACAATATTCTAGTGAAGTTTGTTCTTTGGCCGTCCTTGCCGCTTGTAAATACTTATGAAATGTACCTGTTGGCCGAGATAGAAAATTCTGATATATTAGTGACAAGGATCTAAAATCCAATgtgcataaaatattaaaattacacTTGTTCTGTTGCTCTTCCTAATAAAAGTATATATTTTTCAGGACATTATATGATCTTATGTCTggtttaaatatataaaaattccAAGCTTCTCTAGATCCAATATCTTTGGAAGAAACAAAGAGAAATATTTCACACAGTATGTGACAGTGATGAACTTTTTTTATGGTCTAGTGAACTATACAATGGTTTCTGAATCATTAAGCATCATAACCCCATGGACTAAACTGAAAGCTAGAAAGCCAAAGTCTTTTCGCTTTGAATAGTGAATCAAATTTCCTGAAATCAGGGTACATAGTAAGTTAACTACTACCAAGTTCTGAAATAGAAATTTGCATTTCCCTGCTTCTTAAGTAGTTTCCACTTTACGCACAGCAAATCTGCATCTTGTGAAGTGTGGCATCCTTTCATTAGACAGACAAATAACCATTTTAGTGTATGTTTGGTTTGGCCTTAGTCCAAACACAAACATCATGTATCTCTCAAGATGTGAACGGTGAAGCTAGAATTGGTCACGTTGAGTTTAATGTGGATTGAAGAAGCGAGATTTTGTCACATTAAGATAAGTGTGTATTCATATTGAGTTCAACCAAAATTCAAAACGCTTAGTAGTTCTTCTTTTGGGATCTCATTAACTAAAAATCCtagaaaaatttaaaacacTCTCCACGaacccaaaaagaaaaatgaaaaatcaatTGCAAATTAATCTAATTTACAAATTTCCTAACCACCTAAACAGATTGCAATTATCCAAAACAATAGAAAATAGAACAGAGAAAGAAAGTAGATTCTTTCAAATCTATCTCTATgtgtctctttctctcttacAGTTTACTACATGTATATTCCTGGAGAATCAAAGTATTCAGAAAGCAACGTTTCTCTTTCCCACAGCATAGCTCTTACTTCTCGGGTATGAATCAGGTGCCACAAAAGCAACACCCCCTTCTGAGGTATCATAAGGTGTCTCCTCATCAATCCTACCCATCCCAACACTGCTAGACTTTGGCAACTTGGACCCTTTTGGTCCCTCAGTGTGATAACGatgctgctgctgttgctgaAGCTGCTGCTGTTTCAGAATCAAATCCATGTCAATTCTACCAACCATGGTTCTAGCAGATGCAGCCCTCAAGAGCTCTGCATAATCATCGCCATCGCCCGACCGCGAAGTGGCCACGCTCTGGCTCCTTGACAGAGAAGAGAACCTCCCTGCAGGGTCCATGGGGTTGCCATAACTCACACTCTGACCACAAGTCGTGATGCTGCGAACATAAGCATCCCTTGCTCTTCCAAGTGCTCTGAATGGTGAAGCCATGATCTTCATGAACATGCTCTGGCTCTGCCCCTTGCTCCTCATCATTAACAAACTGAGCAATGAAAGTTAAGAATTCAGAAGAATGAAGTTTTGTTTTGGTTGAAAGTTGAAAACTCTTGTGTTCTGTGAAAGCAAAAGAGAGAATGGGGGGTTTTGTAGTTGTGAGAAAGAAGGTGTGTATGAAACCACGAGCAGAAGAACAAGGGTGTGGACTTTTTCAGAGCACACCGGATTGGGAAAACACATAAAACTATTATAGATAAGAACAAGAGAATTTGGAACGTGTTTGCCTAATCTATGTTGTTTGTTTAAGAAATCTCGTTATCCAAGCTTGAAGTCAAAGTAATGAATGTATAGGTGACGTGGTGATgagtttgatttattttatgtgAAGAGATAAATTAGATAGTAGTACTAGTAATAGATAAGTTACATTATACTATATAAGAGCTGCTATTTCAGGTTGGACATGTTTGTTTTACGTCATTTAATTTTCATACTAAGGTAGGTCAACATTATGTGTGAATGATGGAAGTAGACAAAATAGTTTTCTGAAAGATAAAAACGATTAGTTAAATTCTTTGAAGGATGAAAATCACGATTAATATGGAGTGTTTGGACACTAATTGAGTGGAgtgtaaataaatttttattccaATCGATAAGACTATTGTTCACTATTTTATCTTGAAGTAAGTGTTAATGTCTGTTTGCACGAATATCAACGAGTATACAAACATAGCCTCTTTGAAAGATTTCTTCCATAATTTGGGCAAGGAGGTTCTTTGTTTAATCGTGTTGAGCGGTTGAAATCACAACGGAGCAATGAGAGAATTCACGATGTAGGAGGTGCTTAGAAAAGACACTAGGTAGCTCAAGTCAACAATAAATTAGAGATAAAATTCTCGAAGTCTTGAAAAGCAATATGAAAGCAATGTGAGAATGCTTAGCGCAATGTGATCAAACTTGTATATATAGGGGTCAGAGTTAACAGTTTATGGGAGTGCTTACCTTTTGTCATGTTGTGTAGCTGACATTCGAGATGCCAACCTTGTCCAGTGAACTTGACCGTCAATGCTACTGACTTAACCTTGTACTAGGCCAATTtgttagaaaaagaaagttatGAGTTTGGTTGTTCTAGTCAACCAACTTGACAACCACTTGGTCGCGAAGTCATTTAGGGTGACCAAGACGATGATGGATCATGTGGTCATTTGAGCCGACCATAACAAAAGATGAAAAACATCGACATATTTTAGCCTCCGGAAATCTAATTGAAATTTTGTTTCATCATTTAGAAATTGTCTATTTTGCTTATTTTCTTACTAAAGATTCAAAAATGTTCAACTTCATATATCTTTCAGAACTGGAGTGACtgtttattcttttctttaattaatatcaagatcaagttttaagttttaattaagTATGGAATTTTTGTGTTAAGAAATGAGAAAGCTAGTTTCACTAATATGTTAATGTTTCTAGAATATAGGAGTGCCTTACATGGAATATACCTAtagtcaaacaaacaaacaaaagaagAGGCTGtgctattttagttttaaaatattttctaaagaCACTCTTTAATGATATAGAAGATACATACAGAAGCACGCCATCGCTCAGACGCTCACTTTACATTCTGCTTAATCAACTGGTTTAGATAACACGTGAATTAATTAAAAGCTTGATTAAACTAAATATTCTGAGGAAGAATTGATATCCATAATGTTCACATTTTGCTTGGTCGAAAAATTCCAGACATAATGATTGATCCCATTCAACTCTAGGAAAATTGCCTCATGTGAGGATTCTTGCgatacaataaaataaaaactcagtTTAGGGTCTTGTGAGGTTTCCTTttattcttttgtttttcttcatgattaaaaatatataaaatgagTTACAGAACACGTTTTCACATTGATGAACATAATTTCATATCAAAATTTGTTGGAACAAGTTTCTCATTTGATTACTTACCATGATGCACATGTGTGCATATGTTAGCTGTTAAGTTAGTTATAACAGCTGTCATAGTCAGTTATGATTGAATATTAACTGAATTCCTcgttctcactctctctctacCTTCCTATCCTATCATTAGTATCAGAGCTCTTGATCCAAGGCCATGGCAGAAGCTACGTGGTTGTAGAGTTCGTTACGTGAGGTTGAAGAAAGGATCACGACGACGATGGATCCTTGCATTACCAGACATATGCGCGAGTTGTGGCAGAGGCTCGAGCTTCAATTGAATGGGTTCCAGGACGCAATGCGCGAAATTGGCTTGCAGGCGACGCGCTAAAATCGAGGGGGAAATGGCGAAGATTATCAAGTTCTGTCACGATTGACTTGTTTGGATTTTCTGAAATTCAATTGTGAGGATGTGGATTCATGGATTGCGAAATGCGATTGGGTTTTTGCTTTGGAGTTTGGACTGAACACCTGAAGGTGATAAGGTCACCATTGCCAGTATCACTCTTGATGAAGCAAGACACTAAAGGAAGACTTTCTTGGGCGCATTTCACATAGGCTTTGAGGGTTCGTTTCAGTTCTAAGTTCGATTCTCCAATGGAGGAACTCAAGCGTTTGGTGCAAACTGGAAATCTTGATGAATTTCCATAGGCCTTCGATAAAATTTGGTTGCTCAAACAAATCTTTCTGAAACGCAGGAATTATAGTGctattttgggggggggggggggcttaGCTCTGATTTGTGCTATGGAATTAAGATGTTTGCTTCAAGAACCATGCTCTCTGCTCTGATTTGTTTCTTGGGCACATTTTAACTTGTTCATTATTATTTCCAAAGATTTATATAGAAAAtagtttattttaataattaattttaatatctcatgcaaattttatattaaaaacaagAGTATATCTATTTTtctaattataatattttcccCTAAACTAAATAAACCTGCAACCCCTTGTATTAGTATAttaaggatatatatatatgatattatAAGATGGACTTAAAATTGTACTCTTGCAGTAGCtttcaaaagagaaaaaacagCACGCCTCCTCCAAGAaaattaaactaagaaattgaaatttaaaaacTACTAGAGTGTAGTATTCTGGAGGCTTATGCTACGCTTCTAGAAGAAATGAAAGTTTTCCCATATTGGCGACTCTTGTAAAGACAAAACTAGTTCAGTGGGATTGAACTATTTGTCACCATTTTCCTATTATCAACAAAAGACCAATAATGCAGCACACATCCTCGCTTCTTTTGCTGTTAGTTTCCCATGTAAATAATATATATGAGGTTGGACTTAGATGATCTCTCATGCTGTTAATCATGCTATTTTTTTAGGCTCATATTttaatttaggcttaattgcaattttggtcccccaactttgccctttctgcgaaaatcgtccgccaactaaaaaattagcaaaaatcaTCCTCAACGTTTACACTCCGTTGCAAAACTGGTCCACCGTTACACTTTTGTctaaaaactaacgttttctgggtaaaaaataataaaaaacatatgaacttcatcatcttcatctctttcttcatcttcttcctctcagtTATCTTCATATCTTCAAACCCAAAATTCcagaaaaaatcaaaatcaaaatcttcATCCCACACACCCTCCACCGCCCCCACCCAAAAATCAAAATCCACAACCTCCATTATCCCCACCCCTAAATCGCAGCCCACAACCTCGACCCCTTAATCGCAACCTCTACTGCCCCCACCCCTAGATCGTAACCCAGCCAACCCACACTGACCCACCACTCCAACCACCATCGAACCCAAAACAAAGGCAAAAGAGAAGTGTAGAAGAGTGTTGCTGACTATCGATGCATTCAGATCTGGGTGTTTTTGCTTTCTGAGAGGAACTGCAAGGTCGAATCTCGAGGGGGAAACAGAGGAACCAATCAGATCTGAATTTGGGGATTCTGGGGTTGGATTTGGATTTGGGGTTTTTTGATTTGGTTTTGAATGTTCTCTAAATCATCAAAGAACCCATTGCAGATGCAATTGCTTACCGTTTGGACAAGTTCAGAGGCCAATTCGAATTCTGAGTGTGCAATAAATCAAGAACTTTGCAATTTGCATTCAATATTTGGGGGATAGATTTGTTGTGTGTGTGAATTGACAAATTCATATTTCTCATTCTTGATTTGGTTGGAATTCTCATCTTGGGTGCATGAAATTTGAGAGTTCTACATTTGGGGATAAAGGGTGTTCAATTTGGGGGTGCTAATATGGTGCTAATTTTTGCTCTTATGATGAGGATTCAGTTGCTTTGAGGCCACGGCTTGGGGACATACTTGAGGGTTGTGTGACATTGGTATTGATGTACTTGGATACATTTGATATGTGTAATTCAGTGGTTCaaatttctttcaaaaaaaaaattgtaaatgaGATTCTtgaatttagatttttttttgttttttctggaattttgggtttgaataactgagaggaagaagatgaagatgatgaagttcatgtgttttttattatttttttattttttacccaGAAAACATTAGTTTTCAGACGAAATTGTAACGACGGACTAATTTTGCAACGGAGTGTAAACGTTGAGGatggtttttgctaatttttttagttaggggacgattttcgcatgaaggacaaagttgggggaccaaaagtgcaattaagcctttaatttaatatattgattagtgttttccttaaaaaaaagaCCAGCACCGACGAAAGACGTTAATATTATGAGTTTAATTGCTATATACTGAAAGTGTATATAAATTTACACAGTCATTCAATTAGAATATATgtttaatcctcaaattagtctctatctttgtctcgtcgtctgaaccaggtccctgaccgaAAAATTTGTGAAAAAGTTCCCCTTATTTGTAAATCGtttggagcaagtcctcgccggagctcggagctccggcAAGTGATGAAGTGTCATGCTGACTGTATTAAATTTGCTTAcgtgattttaaaaaaaattaaaaattaaaaaaaaattatacattagaaaattaaattaaattagtaacttaccccaaattaattaattaaaactaaacttattaatcttcatcaATATTTCATCCATCTTCAAACTCAAAACCCACAAGTTCTGTACCCAGAAACTCACTTCAAATTTCAACTATTCAAACTACCATTTTTCTACAAGGATTTCATTTTTCATCTCATGCATGAACAAATTACAAAGCTCAAATTTTTACTGTGCTACTGCACTATTTTTTGGTTCTTGTGGTGACAAAGAAACTTGGGGCATTTTACTACATTTGCAGGAGTTTTCACTACAACAATCAACCCTCAACACCAGAAAGTGACTGTCACAGGAAGCGTTGGTGTTGAGATTCTGGGCCAGAACCCCACCATCGATTTCTCCCCCCTTCAACCTCATCCTACCTAGAAACCCAGAAACTCAATTCCCACTTTGTTCTTCAActtcttcctcatcttcctcCTTAATCTCTCCCTCACCCAATCCAGCAAGGGTGAACCCCAAATCACCATCATCGAGCCATTGTTTCTTATTCTGcttggaagaggaagatgaagaggatgtgGTGTTGGTATTGATGAGGTAAGCTTTGATGCGGTCAA is a window of Lotus japonicus ecotype B-129 chromosome 5, LjGifu_v1.2 DNA encoding:
- the LOC130721025 gene encoding uncharacterized protein LOC130721025; translation: MMRSKGQSQSMFMKIMASPFRALGRARDAYVRSITTCGQSVSYGNPMDPAGRFSSLSRSQSVATSRSGDGDDYAELLRAASARTMVGRIDMDLILKQQQLQQQQQHRYHTEGPKGSKLPKSSSVGMGRIDEETPYDTSEGGVAFVAPDSYPRSKSYAVGKRNVAF